From the Lampris incognitus isolate fLamInc1 chromosome 10, fLamInc1.hap2, whole genome shotgun sequence genome, one window contains:
- the si:dkey-16l2.16 gene encoding ras-related protein Rab-35 — MAGKDYNHLFKLLIIGDSNVGKSSLLLRFADNSFSGSYITTIGVDFKIRTVDIDGERVKLQIWDTAGQERFRTITSTYYRNTHGVIIVYDVTNPESFVNVKRWLNEISQNCDSVCKIMVGNKNDDPAKKQVETGDAMRFGESVGVRVFETSAKENINVEEMFMAFTHMVLRAKKQSQNRAEREREREDTVHINAQRDRDRRKRGRKCC, encoded by the exons ATGGCCGGGAAGGACTACAATCATCTCTTCAAACTGCTCATCATTGGAGACTCCA ATGTGGGGAAAAGCAGTCTTCTGCTCCGCTTTGCAGATAACTCCTTCTCCG GCAGTTACATCACAACCATCGGTGTGGACTTCAAAATCCGGACAGTGGATATTGACGGGGAGCGAGTCAAACTCCAGATCTGGGACACAGCGGGCCAGGAGAGATTTAGAACCATCACATCAAC GTACTACAGAAACACCCATGGTGTCATCATTGTTTATGACGTGACAAATCCAGAGTCCTTTGTAAATGTTAAGAGGTGGTTGAATGAGATCTCCCAGAATTGTGATAGCGTCTGTAAGATCATGG TGGGTAACAAGAACGACGACCCAGCCAAGAAGCAAGTAGAAACTGGGGATGCGATGCGTTTTGGGGAGTCTGTGGGGGTCCGCGTATTCGAGACCAGTGCCAAAGAGAACATCAATGTGGAAGAG ATGTTTATGGCCTTCACTCACATGGTCCTCCGTGCCAAGAAACAGAGCCAGAATCGTgcggagagggaaagggagagagaggacacagtccACATCAATGCTCAGAGAGACCGAGacaggaggaaaagaggaaggaagTGTTGCTGA